The region ATCAGGTGGGCACTGAGGTCTTCAGCACGTTTGTGTTTGAACACACCGCCTTTGGAGCGGCCCATCGGCGTACGAATACAATCTACGATTACTGCCTGTTCCATGTTATTGACCCTCCACTTTGTAGAATACTTTACCGGCAGCTGCCCACTCACGGGTTTGCTCCGACACCTGATAGATTTCGCCTAAGTGTGCGTACTTATCGGCGATTTTTACGAACTCTGCCAGACCCAGTTGGTCCAGATAACGGAATGCACCACCGCGGAACGGCGGGAAGCCAATACCGTAGATCAGTGCCATATCGGCTTCTTGTGGTGAGGCAACAATGCCTTCTTGCAGACACAGCAGGACTTCGTTGATCATCGGTACCATACAGCGCTCGATGATGGTTTGTTTGTCAAATTGTGCCGGCGCATCACAGATCTCGCTCAGCAGGGCAACGGCGTCAGCGTCTTTACTCTTCTTCAGGCGACCTTTGCGATCAGGCGCATACTGGTAGAAACCTTTCTGGTTTTTCTGTCCATAGCGATTCGCGTTGGCCAGATGGGCAACCGGATCTTTTTCCTGACGTGCCATGCGGGTTGGGAAACCATCCGCCATCACGCCAGTACAGTGATTGGCTGTGTCGATACCCACAACGTCCAGCAGGTAAGCCGGACCCATAGGCCAACCAAAGACATTTTCCATCACTTTATCGACTTGTGTGAAGTCAGCACCTTCCACGACGAGCTGGCTGAAACCGGCAAAGTAAGGGAAGAGTACGCGATTCACGAAGAAGCCCGGACAGTCGTTCACAACAATCGGCGACTTGCCTAGTTTCAGTGCATAGTCGACAACCGCGGCAACGGTTTCATCCGACGTTTTCGCGCCACGAATGATTTCAACCAGTGGCATTTTTGGTACCGGATTAAAGAAGTGCATACCACAGAAGTGCTCAGGACGCTCCAGTCCTTCAGCCAGTTCGTCAATGCGAATGGTTGAGGTATTTGAAGTCAGGATAGTGCCTTGTGGCAATTGTTTTTCAAGACCGGCCAGAACGGTTTTCTTGATCTGCGGATTTTCGACAACTGCTTCAACGATGATGTCGCTGCCTTCCAGGTCTCGGTCATTAAGCGTCGGCTTGATCTGCGCCAGTGTGCCGACCATTTTGTCCAGCTTCATGTGGCCACGCTCGACTTTTTTGCCCAGCAGTTTGGCCGCTTCGCCCATGCCTAAGTCCAGTGCGCCCTGGCTGATGTCTTTCATGACAATCGGCGTGCCTTTGTACGCTGACTGGTAAGCGATACCGCCACCCATGATGCCAGCGCCCAGTACCGCAGCTTGTTTGATATCAGTCTGGCTTTGCTTAGCTTGTTTCTTAGCAACACCTTTGATGTACTGATCGGCCAGGAAAATCCCGGTTTGCGCCGCCGCTTCAGCGGTTTTGGCCAGCTTGGCGAAGCTCGCGTTCTCAACGGCCATGGCTTCGTCGCGACTCATATTGGCAGCAGTCTTGATGGTTTTAACCGCCATCACAGGTGCCGGGTAGTGACCTTTGGTTTTGGCCATTACCATGCCTTCAGCCATTGCAAAGCTCATGCCTTGCTCAACGCGGTTCATTTTCAGCGGGTCAAGCTTAACCTGACGTTTGGCGCGCCAGTCCAGTTTGCCAGCTGCCGCTTGTTCCATGGTACGCAGTGCCGCGTCCATCAGCTTATCCTGAGCAACCACAGCATCTACTGCGCCTACTTTCAGGGCATCGGCTGCGCGGTTCTCTTTACCTGTGGTGATCCAGGTCATCGCGTTGTCTGCACCAATCAGACGCGGCAGACGCACAGTACCACCAAAGCCCGGCATAATGCCCAGCTTTACTTCCGGCAGGCCAATCTTGGCGCTGTCAGAGGCAATACGATAATCGGTAGCAAGTACCCACTCACAGCCGCCACCCAGTGCCAGGCCATTGACTGCTGACAGAGTTGGGAATGGTAAATCTTCTAACGCGTCAAATACGTCAGTGGCCGCTTTGATCCACTCAACCAGCTCAGCTTCCGGGCGGTCAAAGGTAGGCAGGAATTCGAAGATGTCTGCGCCAACAATAAAGTGGTCTTTGTCGGAGCTAAAGATCAGGCCGTCGATGTCATCGCGTTGCGCCAACTCTTTGAGCGCCGCATGACAATCTTGCAGGGTTTGCTGAGACAATTTGTTGACCGAACCTGGCATACAAAATTTAAACTCAGCGATTTTGCCTTTGCAGAAATCCACTACAAAGGACTCGCGTTTCATTAACATACATGTTCTCCCGTGTTTTTACACTGGTACGATGAGTTGTCATTTCATCCAGTGTGGCGTCTTTAAAAGAAAATTGCAATGAAAAATTTACCGCAGGTTTACTGCAAAGGGTTAGGCACAATGCTAAGGTGGTTTGGCTGAATATTTTCCGGGTGACGAGTTCGTCCGGACGTTAAGCTTCGGGCAAGTTGCCGCACAATAGTCTGGTGTGAAACACAGGGCTGTTCAGTGCGCACACAGTGCGCCCGGGCAGGGAACTCAGAGAAAGGAAGGTGTTTTGGAGTGGGCCTTATTTTCATGCATTTTAAACGCCCCAGAACATTGACTGCCAATCAAGAGAATGAAAGTTAAAGCACTAT is a window of Pseudoalteromonas sp. R3 DNA encoding:
- the fadB gene encoding fatty acid oxidation complex subunit alpha FadB, which gives rise to MLMKRESFVVDFCKGKIAEFKFCMPGSVNKLSQQTLQDCHAALKELAQRDDIDGLIFSSDKDHFIVGADIFEFLPTFDRPEAELVEWIKAATDVFDALEDLPFPTLSAVNGLALGGGCEWVLATDYRIASDSAKIGLPEVKLGIMPGFGGTVRLPRLIGADNAMTWITTGKENRAADALKVGAVDAVVAQDKLMDAALRTMEQAAAGKLDWRAKRQVKLDPLKMNRVEQGMSFAMAEGMVMAKTKGHYPAPVMAVKTIKTAANMSRDEAMAVENASFAKLAKTAEAAAQTGIFLADQYIKGVAKKQAKQSQTDIKQAAVLGAGIMGGGIAYQSAYKGTPIVMKDISQGALDLGMGEAAKLLGKKVERGHMKLDKMVGTLAQIKPTLNDRDLEGSDIIVEAVVENPQIKKTVLAGLEKQLPQGTILTSNTSTIRIDELAEGLERPEHFCGMHFFNPVPKMPLVEIIRGAKTSDETVAAVVDYALKLGKSPIVVNDCPGFFVNRVLFPYFAGFSQLVVEGADFTQVDKVMENVFGWPMGPAYLLDVVGIDTANHCTGVMADGFPTRMARQEKDPVAHLANANRYGQKNQKGFYQYAPDRKGRLKKSKDADAVALLSEICDAPAQFDKQTIIERCMVPMINEVLLCLQEGIVASPQEADMALIYGIGFPPFRGGAFRYLDQLGLAEFVKIADKYAHLGEIYQVSEQTREWAAAGKVFYKVEGQ